In Betta splendens chromosome 3, fBetSpl5.4, whole genome shotgun sequence, the genomic window TGAATTTTGGTCTCGTGTTGGCTTAGCAGTGTTTACGCTCCACAGCGAAGGGCTTTGAGGCAGAGGCTGACATTTCTATCATGTGTTTCAAATCCAGATGCTAAAACTGTAGCTGATTCGCTCGACGGCTGCCCGCTTCATGCAACGAGGCAACACTGGAGTAAAAcgcccacatacagtactgtttgTGAAGTTACATAAAAACCAAACTATAGCCTACGCAAATCAAAACGAATGTCGCAGTGACTTCTATGAATATTCAATCGTGATGATGTCACTGGAAGCCTATTCTAGTAAACATAGCTCCTGTGGCGTGTGCATACTGTATGAGGCGTGAATATGGTGCGATGCGCTGACAGCTGTTTCCTCTTCAAACCATGACAGAGCCAGGTTTTTTTTCTAACACTATAACTGTCATAATCTGCTCCATATTAATGCCATGGAATGCTGCTAATGCTGCTTAACTCTGACTTATAACTGCATGGAGAATATCTCACTGTGACTGGTTACTTACCTCCTGACACATTTTCATCTGTCTGCCACACACCGATCACCCTGTCAATGTTTTCTAACTAACCTGTTACTCAGAGCCACGCCGTTCGTATCGTATAAGAGCAAGCAACAATTGTATATGTTTGTTCCCTTGTAAAATAACGCTCAAAGTGGAAGCTTTCAATAACCCTGTGTCCGTCCTCTGCATTGGATtgtaattatataaatataattaaagggGGAGATATTGATTACTGTGCACTGCATGCGTTTTCGGagatctgtgtttttctgccaaGTCATTTATAACATCACACCCTTGTACCAGGGCCTATTAAAAATCACTATGAAATAGCTTAGTGTAATTAAAAGATGGCTTTAAGTGAGCCATCTGTAACCCTCCCACACATATGCTCAGTCTGCAACGAGCAGGAACCCCACGAGACTCAGATGGCATGCGAGGTTAACTTTGCAACACTTGGCGATGAAGCTGTGTTTGCTTAAGACACCATGACAGATTCTTTTCACATCTCAGTCCCTACAAACATTTCGCTTCTGAACATTTGCCTATCAACAGGTCTGCTAAGTATTCAAATACAACAGTGGCACCACAATAACATCTGCCTGCTTAATATTTCACTACTTATCAGTGCTTGAAGCATTCTGGCCTTATATCTCTAAAGCCTTTCAAACAACAGTAAAATTCTAATAAACAATGATAATCAACATGCAACAGAggtgttttatattttctttatcCCATATTTGACTGCTGTGCTCTCTTTTGCTCTGTTTTGTCCTCTTCTCGCCGCACAGACGATGAACCAGTGGGACCAATGTAAGTCGAACTCGTCCCGCTGCACGTAATTCACACAGAACCACTGGCCACAGTCATTTGAAGGGCTCTCACCTTTAGGAAACTAAATCACAACCGCTTcttctgcaggaaaacaaattcaacaaacaaccacaaGGACAAAAACATCCGCCAGAGGAACACGAAATAAGCGATTGGCTCAGGTAGGACGCGGGGTGGGGGCTGGGGGTCGGTGTGAGCATCCATAGTCATGCCTCCTCTTGATTCTCTCTCCACAGATGAGATGGCTAAACTGCATTTTTTGACTACATGAAGGTATCAGAGGTGGACAGAGCTCTGGGCAGTTTTGAACAAAGCATATCTTGTCTCATTTTATGAGAAACAATATCAGCGTAACACTGGCAACAAACAGAACATAACGGCTGTCTTAAGCATGCCTTATTCAGTCTGACACGGAGCTTTCAGGATGACGACTAATGACGAAAACCACCACAAAGGTGTACACATTTTTAATGTGCTGTTGATGTCTCCTTTGTTCATTTTATCATGTCCTCAAACGAGGTGATCCTTTTTGCATTACATATCATGTACGATGCATGCAGATAATGACGCAATAGGATACTCAGAATAGACATTTTCCGTTTTAACCCCGTGTggggctctttttttttttgcttccaaAACGAGCTATGGTTTCCTATGGAGtcatcctttctctctctctctctctctctcacacacacacacacacacacacacacacacacacacacacacacacacacacacacacacacacatagtttTATTCTTGAAGATTTGTACAGCATATCATGGTCATTTATCTATGTTTGATTATGTGAGAAGTCCACTTTTAAGAgaacttttattgtgaagcaagGGCTTCATTTGCAGTATTTATTTGAATTGAGAGTGATTACAGAAAATGACTACTGTGTATTTAACTATCTACATGATAAAATGATAATgtatgtattatttttattttctttgcagAGTAACATAGATGTCTTGTATATGTTGAAGTATGAGTGTTCAAATTCTAGGAAatctgtaaaaatatttttttttatatttcccagattaattgatttttatttttctctcttaACTGTATAGCATGGCTATAATCCTATGCAATATGTATTCTTAAATAGATATATGGAGGGCAGTTTGTTTTACTCAGTGAAGCTTTAATATTGTGGGATCACTTGGAAGCTGGCATAGCAACATTCACTGCTGTAGCTGCATGACTCCTCTTTCAATACAATGTATCCATGTGTGTTGCAGTGGAAATGGACCTGCATTAAGGGGGGCAGAGAGGGACCAGAGTACATAGCCACGATCAAACATATGAGTGAGAccaatattttttttctgaataaaaAGTTTCAAAAAttatgcagatttttttttggtACATTCTTCCTCTTGCCATTTTAATTCAGAACCATTCATAGCAGCGTTCGTCTTCAGGCCATGCAgaacaacaacattttaaacacgggcagcaaaacagcaaaacaatgcTCCTCCACCAGGCACTGCCTACACAAACTGTATGAGAAGAAAACATTACACCGACTTGACCTTTCTGCCTTCAGCGGTTGTTAGGATTTTTCACTCTTGAAGCAGCTTCCTTAGCTCCCCCTCCACCTTCTCGACGAACGCATGAAAACTGGAATCCAGCAGACAAACACGGAGGAAGGGTTCCAAGTCACATGACTCAAAGGAACAGTGGCGATACACTTGAGGCAGAGTCATAGTCTCCCCCAAGTAATGCTGTGGAAGGGTGAGTAAAATCAAAATCAGTAAATGCAGTTGGCTTTCTTTATAGCGTCTGAAAGGGAGCGTAATTTACCGTAATTGAAGGTTAACAATTTCACAACGTTCGCATGACTGACACAATACCTGTGCAAGATCCTTCATCGACGATGATCCTTGGGCAACCTCGTGCTCATTTTCCACAGACTTTCCCTGGAATGGTTGCGAGAGCAAAGGAAGACAATATttgacaaacacaacatgccACCACGGTTTTAAGAGGCCAATCAATGGCGCCACTACTTAATTGAAGGGCTTCCATGCCTTAAAGCCCTTTCATCTACAGTGTGAACTGTGCGTGATCGCAAAAGGTCAAAAACAGCCCCGCGACCACGTCCATTCCTGTCACTGCTTCATTAATGGTCTTAAGCCCAGAGAAGCTTGGAGTTTGTTTGTAGCACAGTTTCCTCCTAATTACAGCAGATGCTGATTGTTTTCAAACTAAAACACTATGATGATGGTTATTGATGTGACACCAACAAACTTCAGTATGACAAATGCTTCCATAGTATATTTCTTTTTTGGTGTCGTGGTTTTCAGCTTTGGCTTAGAAAAGCTATAGTAACTAGTTTAATCTCCCCTTTGGaatgattttattattgtgATCATCATattattttgtctttatttatattttaatccTGTCACATTTCATAATGGCGCTAtcttacagtaaaacacatgATCAGTGAATAATCCTATTCAATTACACACTATTGTAAATAGCACCATCTAGTGAGGGTAATGTGGTGACTATTAATGTACCTGGCCAAAGCATTACTGTTGATTAAGATGAAAAGCTATTAATATAACCAATGATTATAATACACTTGGAAAAGAAAATATGAGATCAGCTGAGATCTCTATTTCTCTTTCAACCACATTCTCCTTGTAAATGAACAACACATGACACAGGTATgctgtattttgtgtttttttaacggTATATTGTAAATGTACAAGGATTTCACCTGTGTCAGTTGCAGTATAGAACATTTTTAAAGAACAGTTGTCAACCTGTATCACTGGTGCAGAGACCTCTGTGGGGGGCTGATTAGAGGATGTTGGAGCGTCATCTTGACTGGTGACAGACACGTACTCCTTCAGTTTTTCAACAGCCCTTGAACACTCCTTTATAGCCTCTGCTTTGTTACTTCCATCAAACTGCATCCTCATCATGCGACTCTCTCCCTGCAGAAATCCAGATTTTggtcttttttttcattcatccTATTTCTGTCAGTCTAATTAAATCAGCTTCTACAGTATGCTACTTTTAAAAATGAGGATCTCTATATGATGAAAAATGGCACACGCATAAGAGCTCAGACCCATTTTTACTTACAGGAAAAATTTGGCAGAGATGAACCTTGTGCAACACATGTCTGAACAAATGAGTTATATTTTGGGACACCGGTGTCACCGTGAAGGTCTTATGGGTTCAGTAAATTTAACTGCAAACCACATCTCATGACTCACCTGCACGTTCAGACGAAAAAACAGGCCATCTGATTCTTGGTGGACATGGAACGAATCTGATCCACAAACCAAAGAAACTGTATCCTGCAAACAGATGAGGGGATGAATGAATTTGACAACAAGGACAATAGGCCTGTCTGTCTAAAAGCTAGACTATCTGATCAGATACATGTTGAACAAATTCAGACTGATTTTCTAATTTTCTGCAAAACCAGATTAAAAGGAATTTAGTTTTTGCCACCAGAAGAAAACAGTTCCCTAAAGTTCCTCCAGGGGTCTCTATTTACTCAGCAACGTCTGAGCCCCAGCATTGAGGCTTATGATAAGCTTATCACACGTGGAATCAAACAAACAGATGGACAAAGCAACAGCCTAATCTTGTGTTCAGACTATTTTGTAAAATGTCCGTTGCAAAAGTATAAATGTTTTGACCTAAACGCTGTTGGATATTTGGAAGGTTTTCATGGGCACCAGGTGGTAGACGATCTACAGTCATGTAGCACCCTCATCCCACATTTAGTGTTAATAATGCATATTTTTAAACTGATACTGTAGCTCTAGGTGAGAGCACACCAATCTTAGTCAAGGATCTCTCAACCGACTGCAAAGATTCTAGCTGAGAATTTGAATTAAAGTTGTTAAATAAAAGTCAGTATAGCATTCAAACGAGTTAGGAGTTTTTCTGAATAACTTTATTTTCTGtgatatatactgtaatagttAAAGATGCGTTAATATAATATTTGAGGTTGTAATAAAGCTAAGGGGTAATTAAGTATTTAGGTGACCATCTGTTCTcatgagagaaagaagaaatatctgaagaaaaaaaacattgtgaGTGGTGGCGTTTACATTCAGAAATCACTGATTGCAACCACCATGAATAACCACCCAGTGAGGAAGGGTTGTCGGCAACAGAGGTGTTCCATTCCATTCTTGCAGTATGTCGTGGGCTGGTTATCCCAGCcatttttcaatattttaaaGGAGACTAATAAAGGTACTCAGTGACATGATTCTCAGTAAAACTGCAAATTTCAGCTGTGGTAAAAGACCCATTTAAAAGTTTCCTTCAGACCTTATCGTGTAGCCTATAGTCCTCAGCTTTCAGTAGTGAAACTTCCTCGGCATTCACTGCAAAAATCTATAATAGACCAGTCTATCATCTTCAGTAAAAGCTCTTTGCAGTCTGACCTGAATATCTGTCTGGCTCGGCACCCTGGCGCAGAAAGATAGCCGTGTCTCCTGCCAGAGCTTCATTAAGGAGACACTGAGTAGTccctcacagttctgttgtctGTACGACAGGCAACCAAGTCTGAAGGGATATAGAACTTTTTCGTGAGCCCAGTTGTTTGAGCCTGTACCCCAAACGTGGAGCGACATTTGGCCAGACAGTGAAGTCCCATCAGTTCAGACCAGAAATGTCAGGCTTTTCAGCAAAACATTACGATTATGTTTGTATCAGGTGTATCATCTTCTGTGTTGTTCAATGTACTAAAGTTTAAACCGCATAAAGTAAAAATTCAATGCATATGCAACCAAATGTCTTTAGTGTACAGGAAAAACTTTGTTGGATTTAGCCTTGTCATTCCACTAGCCTTCTTTTGCAGGGGTTCACACAGGATGTGTGTGCTGAGAGTGGCAGAGCAGTAATATCAGAAATGCCAGTTTTGGGCAAGCATGACTAATAACATATATTCAGTACATTGCAGTGCAATATTTCATGCACTGACACCAGCCACAGTCTGGAGTGGAAATGTCAAGGTCTTGTGAGCTGGAAGTCTGAGTGCTCAAAAAATATTACATACCCCGCGGTACTGTTACAACAAAATTTAACCTGATAAATTGTAATTATCCATGCAAGTCTATATCAAAGCATGCTATCTTTTTGTCATCATTTCAATAGGCCTGTCTCCTATTTTGCACCACTAACGTTGCATATTTTAATTTGTAGACAAATTACTAATGTTTCctgcaacatacagtattgtatCAGAGGTGTATACTGTCTATACATATAAATGCATTTTGTTCCTTTGTCATACATTAATAAATAACGATTCAATGCATTTGCTAAAAAGcaggaaaagctaaaaaacaaaacaaaagcaatttTCTTACCAAGCTGTCCTCTCCCTGCAGTACAAGCAAATGTCCTGATTCCACAATTGTGAGGACAATTTCAGGTTTATTGCCCTTTCTGTCAAATATCtacagaagagaagagaatAATTGTTAACTCATTCAAATTCAGTTTCAACAAGTGCTTTTCAATTCCAgcctgctttgctttgtgtactgtataatgtaAGTAAATTTCACAGAGCCCTGACACATTAATCCTGCTGCTCTGTATAGCTCCACTTTGCCATCTAGAGACTGAAGTACGAATTTGAAAGACAAAGCAGCAAGCCTTAAAGTTACACTTCCTGAATTTGTTACAGCGAACCTGAACCTCATCTTCCCAGCTCATGCCTCATATTCTGTGTCCATGTGACTCACTTTCACACAGTAAATTGGTAAAATGTTTACTTGTCAATTACTGttataaatgtttatatttaattttgtttttaatttatttatttgtttcattcatacttttatttattttttagatttcaAATTTCTATTTTTGTATCTTAAAGTGTATGCGAATATTTGGTTTCCTTATCGACTGCCGTGCAGAATGCAAAACAGGACTGGGAATCCCAGATGAACGGTCTCATTGAAGCTTTCAACCAAAGTCTTATCAGTCGACATGAATCCTGGAAACAACTCTAAATGCATATTTTACAAATTCCCAAATGAAAGCTTCATGCACTTAATGCTGCATGTCACAATGAACCAGCTACTGTACCATCAGGTTCACTCACTCTTCCTCGAGCTAAATGAGAATTTAGGTCTTCAGTTTGCAGTCTTATTATATAATAAAGACAtatttgttttataataaacatTTCCTAGTTTTGGACTATGCCATGAGTTGATGTCACTTTCAAATGTAGTACAGAGGAGCAATCAGAATATTTATAGAACATCTGTCTGTCAACTGTTTGATGAAGGGCCTCTGGTTCCAGGAAAGGCAGCAGTGGTGCAGGTGTTTTAGCTGCAGTAGCAGCAGAGTAGGTCCAAGTAAATTCCTTTTGAAGTTGTATAGAGTgagtttttaatattaaaaaacaacGTCCTCTGGGTCCGTTTGTCTAATTACTTGCAGGGAAAAGACGGCTATCCGCCTGTGTAACATATTAAGCTAACAGTAACGTTACAGTAGCTTTACGCAGGAGAGGTCATTAGCTAGCTAGCATAATGTCTAAATATTAAGCTAATAGTAACGTTAGCAGCTAGCTAGCATAATGTCTAAATATTAAGCTAACAGTAACGTTAGCTTTACGCAGGAGAGGTCATTAGCTAGCTAGCATAATGTCTAAATATTAAGCTAACAGAGGTGCATTACCTTCCAGCGCTGTCTCGCCTTCTTCTTGGGGCCTTGGACCAAGCGCCCGTAGCGCTTTAAGCTCCACAGCGGAACGGTGGCCATTTCCACAAGCAGGTAACGTCTTCTTACGCGTTTACATTCGTAGCAAACAACGTGTGAGTTCCCAACTTACTGTTTCAGTAACTGTGTTAGCATTAGTTAGCGAGACTAGCTTGATATTGGACAGATGAGTCATGTGCATATACTGGCCACATTATGAGGACTGGGAATCCAGACCTGCTTAGTGCAAATCTGCAGCCAATTACTGTACACTGAAAGTATACAAGGTTATAAactctgagtttttttttaattgaagttgttaaaaataaataatagttcaTAGACGTGTGTTTACAATGGCACTTCAGCCTTTAGCTGAAATAAAAGGTCTGAAAGGAGCCTGTGACCACACATgctttttatgtcttttaagaGAAAAGGTAATCTGTCATGATTGTACCTTGTTCTGAAATAGAAagtgaattatttaatttatcGT contains:
- the rec114 gene encoding meiotic recombination protein REC114 isoform X3 is translated as MATVPLWSLKRYGRLVQGPKKKARQRWKIFDRKGNKPEIVLTIVESGHLLVLQGEDSLDTVSLVCGSDSFHVHQESDGLFFRLNVQGKSVENEHEVAQGSSSMKDLAQHYLGETMTLPQVYRHCSFESCDLEPFLRVCLLDSSFHAFVEKVEGELRKLLQE
- the rec114 gene encoding meiotic recombination protein REC114 isoform X1 → MATVPLWSLKRYGRLVQGPKKKARQRWKIFDRKGNKPEIVLTIVESGHLLVLQGEDSLDTVSLVCGSDSFHVHQESDGLFFRLNVQGESRMMRMQFDGSNKAEAIKECSRAVEKLKEYVSVTSQDDAPTSSNQPPTEVSAPVIQGKSVENEHEVAQGSSSMKDLAQHYLGETMTLPQVYRHCSFESCDLEPFLRVCLLDSSFHAFVEKVEGELRKLLQE
- the rec114 gene encoding meiotic recombination protein REC114 isoform X2 is translated as MATVPLWSLKRYGRLVQGPKKKARQRWKIFDRKGNKPEIVLTIVESGHLLVLQGEDSLDTVSLVCGSDSFHVHQESDGLFFRLNVQGESRMMRMQFDGSNKAEAIKECSRAVEKLKEYVSVTSQDDAPTSSNQPPTEGKSVENEHEVAQGSSSMKDLAQHYLGETMTLPQVYRHCSFESCDLEPFLRVCLLDSSFHAFVEKVEGELRKLLQE